One Mercurialis annua linkage group LG3, ddMerAnnu1.2, whole genome shotgun sequence DNA window includes the following coding sequences:
- the LOC126674077 gene encoding pentatricopeptide repeat-containing protein At4g21065-like: MTIYNLITRLKPNIQTHILLQNKTKISLLQSKLSQFSLHSTTSSTNANPKSISLSKEEFLMSHLKKCSTMKDLKQLHSSVIQSGFEQNLFVIGKVIAFCAVSDHGDMNYAVSVFESVENPDGFLWNTMIRGFGKINESVIAFEYYKRMQEKKLVADNFTFSFLVKICGQMGSVWLGKQMHCCVLKHGFESHVFVRNSLIHMYGVFKEFVIARQLFDEMPSPELVAWNSIIGCCVDCGEFKEAIGLFSRMLSCGVEPDEATIVVVLAACSVLGELNFGRWVHSLVSNSSLGSLVEVSNSVIDMYAKCGAVEEAHETFNRMIERNVITWNTMILGLATHGHTNEALVLFSKMLEQHLFKPDGITFLGILCACSHGGMVDQGRRFFDVMSKEYQIQPTIKHYGCMVDILGRAGFVEEAYGLVRSMPMECNAIIWRTLLAACKLHGNVEVGEKVRRHILEVEPDHSSDYVLVSSMYAGIGQWNQVMVVRESMQKRGIHKPEPGNSFIGMQPNLLNL; the protein is encoded by the coding sequence ATGACTATTTACAATCTTATTACCCGCCTAAAACCAAACATACAAACACACATtctcctacaaaacaaaactaaaatctCACTTCTACAATCAAAAttatctcaattctctttgcatTCCACTACATCATCCACAAATGCAAACCCAAAATCCATTTCTTTATCCAAAGAAGAATTTCTCATGTCGCATTTAAAGAAATGCTCCACAATGAAAGATTTAAAGCAGCTTCATTCCTCAGTAATCCAATCCGGCTTCGAACAAAACCTTTTCGTAATAGGCAAAGTAATCGCCTTTTGCGCTGTTTCAGACCACGGGGACATGAATTATGCTGTATCAGTCTTTGAAAGCGTTGAGAATCCAGATGGGTTTCTTTGGAATACTATGATTAGAGGCTTTGGTAAGATTAATGAGTCTGTGATAGCCTTTGAGTATTATAAAAGAATGCAAGAGAAAAAATTGGTGGCAGATAATTTCACATTTTCATTCTTGGTTAAGATTTGTGGGCAGATGGGGTCAGTTTGGTTAGGGAAACAGATGCATTGCTGTGTGTTAAAACATGGGTTTGAATCACACGTCTTTGTAAGGAACAGTCTGATTCATATGTATGGTGTTTTTAAAGAGTTTGTAATAGCTCGACAACTGTTCGATGAAATGCCTAGTCCAGAACTTGTAGCTTGGAATAGTATAATTGGTTGCTGTGTCGATTGTGGTGAGTTTAAAGAAGCTATTGGGTTATTCTCTCGGATGTTGAGTTGTGGCGTAGAGCCTGATGAAGCTACCATTGTTGTGGTTCTCGCAGCTTGTTCCGTGTTGGGAGAGTTAAATTTCGGGAGATGGGTTCATTCGCTTGTTAGTAATTCTAGTCTTGGAAGCTTGGTAGAGGTTAGTAATTCTGTCATTGATATGTATGCAAAGTGTGGAGCAGTGGAAGAAGCACACGAGACATTTAATCGGATGATCGAGAGGAATGTAATAACATGGAACACAATGATTTTAGGGTTAGCAACTCATGGCCATACAAACGAGGCATTGGTGCTATTTTCCAAAATGTTGGAGCAACACCTTTTTAAACCAGATGGTATTACTTTCTTGGGGATATTGTGTGCTTGTAGCCATGGTGGAATGGTAGACCAAGGAAGAAGATTTTTTGATGTAATGAGCAAAGAATATCAAATCCAACCAACAATTAAGCATTATGGGTGCATGGTAGATATTTTGGGTAGAGCTGGATTTGTGGAGGAGGCCTATGGATTAGTAAGGAGCATGCCTATGGAGTGTAATGCTATTATTTGGAGGACATTGTTGGCAGCCTGTAAATTACATGGAAATGTTGAAGTTGGGGAGAAAGTGAGGAGACATATTTTGGAAGTAGAACCGGATCACAGCAGCGACTATGTTCTTGTTTCGAGCATGTACGCAGGTATAGGACAGTGGAATCAAGTAATGGTAGTGAGGGAGTCTATGCAAAAGAGGGGAATTCATAAGCCTGAGCCTGGTAATAGTTTCATTGGAATGCAGCCTAATCTGTTAAATTTGTAG
- the LOC126674078 gene encoding 2-hydroxy-palmitic acid dioxygenase MPO1, producing MAKKTGLFDLETNFAFYGAYHSNPINIFIHILFVWPLVFTSLMFLYFTPSIYDLSEIGLVGHHGLLLVNFGFLFTLVYALFYMCLDIKAGSLAALLCFACWVGASFVSSGLGYSLAWKVVLAAQLFCWTGQFLGHGVFEKRAPALLDNLTQAFLMAPFFVILELLEKAFGYEPYSGFHAKVKAKVAKDIKEWQEKKQKKSI from the exons ACAAATTTTGCGTTCTATGGAGCATATCACAGCAACCCAATTAACATTTTCATACACATTTTATTTGTCTGGCCTTTAGTTTTCACTTCTCTTATGTTCTTATATTTTACCCCATCAATTTATGATCTTTCTGAAATTGGATTAGTGGGTCATCATGGGTTGTTGTTAGTGAATTTTGGGTTCTTGTTTACTTTGGTTTATGCGTTGTTTTATATGTGTTTGGATATTAAAGCAGGTAGTCTTGCTGCTTTGCTTTGCTTTGCTTGTTGGGTTGGTGCTAGTTTTGTTTCTTCTGGACTTGGCTATTCTCTTGCTTGGAAG GTTGTGCTGGCAGCACAATTGTTTTGTTGGACCGGACAGTTTCTTGGCCATGGCGTGTTTGAG AAACGGGCGCCAGCGCTTCTTGACAACCTTACACAAGCCTTTTTGATGGCTCCTTTCTTTGTTATACTTGAG CTCCTTGAAAAAGCCTTTGGATATGAGCCATATTCAGGCTTTCATGCAAAAGTAAAGGCAAAGGTAGCTAAGGATATCAAGGAATGGCAGGAGAAGAAACAGAAAAAATCCATCTAA